Within the Clostridium scatologenes genome, the region TTCTTCTATAGTTTTTAAAAATGCATTTTGTGCTGTTTCTGTAATCTTATCTGCATTATAAACTATAATTATCTTTTTATCACCTTCATAAGGTTTTTTAGTAGTTTCTTCTATTATATTTTTCACTTCATCTATTCCTATTGATTTCTTACCTTTTGCTAACTTAAACTCTACTATATCAGCATATTGTTTATTTTCACATTTTCCTAAAATTTCAATAGCAGTTTCCCTGGCAATAAAACTTTTTCCTATCCCATCTTCTCCTACAATAATATGGGCATGAGAAAATCTTTGTTGTTTTATAGCGCTTACAATCTGAAATTTTATATTTTCATGCCCTATTATCATACTAAAACTCAACAAAATCCCTCCATTTAAACTTTTACAAACTTATCAACATCTACAACAAATATTGTTGCACCTCCAACTTCAACTTCCACAGGGTATGGCACATATACACCTGTAGATCCTGCTACTGGTGAAGGCGTTGATACAATCTGTTGTCTAGTTTTGCATATTTCTTCTACTTGTGTTATTACTTGATCCACTTTTTCTTCTTCCACTCCAATCATAAGAGTGGTATTCCCTGCTTTTAAAAATCCTCCAGTTGTAGCAAGTTTTGTTACCCTAAAGCCTGAGTCCATCAGTGTTTCAACTAAATCTGCAGAATCATCATCTTGAACAATAGCTATTATTAATTTCATATAACTCATCTCCCTTTTATTTTTAATTATATAAACATTTAAACATTATAGATTTAATTTAAATTAACTTTGTTATATTATTATATGTACAATTTAATAATTGTTTTTTTACTATATTAAATACCTCTTCACTAATTAATTCAATACTTTTTATATTTCCTTCTTTTATACACTTTACTCTATTCCACTTATATTTTTCTGCTATTTCGCAGGAATTGTTATATGAATGCTCTAAGTATTTATAGTCCTTTTCATGTATATCTTTATGGTTATCTCCTGTAATCTTATTGGCTCTTTCTTTCATAAGTTTTCTGCTGTATTCCGGAGGCATATCAAGGAACATAACACAATCTGGCACTGGCAATCCAAAAATTCTAAATTCAAAATCCCAAAGCCAATCTAAAAACTTGCCTTTCTCTTGTACGTTTTTAATCTTTGATGCTTGATGTACCATATTTGCAGTTGTATACCTATCAGCCAATATTATACCACCATTTTCATAAAAATCTTTCCATTCAGTTTTATAAGATGCAAATCTATCTACTGCATAAAAAGTAGATGATACATATGGATTGACATCTTCTGGATTGCTTCCAAAATCACCATTCAAATACATTTTAACTAATGCTGAAGAATCACTTTTATAATTTGGATATTCTATTTTTTTCACCTTATAATTTTCACTTAAAAGTTTTTCATATAATATTTGAGTTTGAGTGGCTTTTCCGCTGCCATCACAACCTTCTACTACTATTACAGTGCCCCTATTCATATTTTTGTCCTCCATTAAATTCATCGATTACTCTTATTTTATTATCTTCTAAACCTAAAATATCTACTCCCTTATTAATATAATAACAAATAGACTTTAAGGTTACATCATCTATTATTTCTCCCATGTTTATTATAGGTACTCCTGGTGGATATGGTACTACATTATCAGCACTGATCCTTCCTAGTGAATCTTTTATATCTATATATTCCTTTTTTTTATCTATAATTTCAAAAGGCATATAAGCCATTATAGGTATGTTATATTCCAATAAATCTAATTTTTCAACTTTTATTTTATTTAAATCGCACATCTTAAGTACATTATATAGTTTTTCAAGTTCCCATTCCTCATTAAATGGTGAAAAAATTAAAACTACATTCGAATGATCACTCATTTCTACTTGGATATCATTTTTTCTCAAATAATTTCCCAGTAAATATCCACTATATCCATTCTCTAAATTTATAACATATCTAGTATTATCAATATCATATACACTATCTAGTTCATACAAATCAATTTTTTGTTTGATATTTATATCTTTTTTACTGATTACCTTCATGCCTTTTATAGAATTTATCTTATCTCTATAATATCCCAGCATATTTAACACTTTTTCATATTTCTGTCTTCCATAAGTTTGCAAATAATATCTGGCATAATCCATAGAACATAAAAATAAATAAGAAGGGCTTGTACTTAAAAATGCACTCACATAAAAATCTAATTTTTCTATATCTTCCATGTTATTAACGTGAAGATAGGACGTTTGTGTTAAGCTAGCAAGAGTTTTATGAGTACTAGTGACTACCATATCTGCATTCAGTTTTACTGCACTTTCAGGTAAATCATTATGTATTCCAAAATGAGCTCCATGAGCTGAATCTACAAGTACTTTCATATTATGTTTGTTTCCTTGTTTTACTATATACTCTAAATTAGAACATATGCCATAATAATTTGGATAAGTAACAATTATGCCTTTAGCATCCTCATTTTTATTCAAAACCTGTAAAAAATGCTCCAAATCTATGCAAACTGGAGCATTTAGTATATTACTCATTAAATTATTTATATATACAGGCTTAAGTTTTCTCATTATTATAGCATTAAAAATGGACCTATGACAATTCCTTTCTACTAATACCTTGTCTCCTTCACTAAAGCTACTAAATATCATAGCTAAGTTTCCTGATGTACTCCCATTAACCAGAAAATATGATTTTTTACTTCCATAAAATTTTGTTAAAAGTTCCATTGATTCTTTTATTATTCCTTGAGGATTATGAAGATTATCTACACCTTCTACCTCAGTAATATCGCATTTGAAAAAGTTTTTTAAAAAATCCTTCCCAATGGTAGTTTCTAAAAAACCTCTTCCTCCTTTATGTCCTGGCATGCATAATTGTATATTGTTATTTTTCACATATTCTAAGATTCCTTCTAAAATCGGTAACTCTGGCACTTTAATTCCTCTCCTCTTATAACTAATTCAGCTATATTTTTTCTTATACATTGTTTATAATAATCATAAAAATCTGTATCCATTTTTATGTTCATTAGTCGCTTCTCGCAACAAGGGCAAATACCCCTACCATATATAATTATACCATCATTTATAGGCTTTCCACATATAATACAAATTCGCTTTTTCATTTCACATACCCCCTATCTATTTTTCATATTTAACATTATTACCTGCTCTTATATATAATATTCATCTACACTTAGAAATTTATTTTGTCCACATAAATAAACTCAATACAATTGAAATAAATTATATTGAGTTTATTTTTATTATTTAAAATTTTAATCTTTTATTGTTACTAAAGTTCTATATGGAACATTATCTTGAATCCATTTTGCATCCTCTATTTTAAGTCTTATACATCCATGTGAAGCCTTAGATCCTAATTTATTATATTCAGATTGTACTGCATATCCACTTAATGTATATATGGCACTATGAAATAAATAATTGTTATCAAGCCTTGTCCAATAATAACATTGTGTACTATCAGATGCATCAAAACTAGGTCCTTTAGATCCAACTAAAAATCTACCCGATGGCGTTGGAGTTTTATCTTTACCTGTAGAACATATAAATTCCTTAACTATATTTCCATTATTAAATACATATACTCTTTGTCTTGACTTATCTACAAGTATATTATAAGTCTCCGAAGGTGTTACCGTATTAACCATACTCTTAGCTACATAACCTTTTATATAATTTAAAGTATCATAGTCTAACACTTCCACATAATAATATCCACCACTGCTATCCAAAACTTTCACTTCTGGAAGACTTCCATAAGTAAAACCTATATTTGATGCTGAAGAACTTGGACTACTTTTTATATAAACCCTTTCAGTCTCTCCTGCATTCATAACACTAAAGGAACTTGTCCATGTAGGTGGCTGAACTCCTTGATTCTGTACTGGTTTAGGCGGTTCTTTTTCTAATCCTATTAAATATAATGTTTTTAATGAAACCGCTCCTTCTAATCCTAATACAGAGATATTTTTGGCTGATGAAAGTATTTGTTTAATACCATTTTGCCCTTCTATATTTACTTCTTCGTTTACTAATACTAAAGGTGACTTAGTTTTCTGTGCTAATGCACATCCTGAAAGTGAATCTGGGAAATTTGATCCAGAAGCCAAATACACATTACTAAAATCTATATTATCTCTAAATCTATTGATTATAGACAAATTAGTACTATATCTATCTGTACCACTTACTCTTTCTGCATTATTAAATTGATCCTTCACTAAATTACTTATAGCTCCTTCTGATCCTATAACATAAGTATTTGTAATTTGTTTATCTTTTAAAGAATTTTTCACCACATTTGGTATGTAATCTTTTCCTACGAGTATTATAGGTACATCAATATTAGCTGCAATTGGTGCAATTGATAACGCATCTGGATAATTATCTCCAGATACTACTATTACTCTTTCTCTTATACCTACATAGTTTGCAACTATCATAGATGTTTCATATCTATCTGCTCCTCCTAACCTTTCACAACTTATTCCCATATTACTAATACTATTTTCCACATCCTTTGATATAGAATTTCCTATTATGAAAACCTTTTTTATTTCACTTCTTTTAAGTTCTGATTCTGCCTTACTATCAAGCTTGTTTTCAGTAGTAAGTATTACTGGGGCATCATATTTTTTAGAGAGAGGACATGCACAAAGAGCATCTGGAAAGTTTTGCCCTGAAGCAATTATTGCATAACCTGATTTTGTGTCAAATTTTTGCGAAATTTTTATAGAAGTTTCATACCTATCAGTTCCACCGTATCTTTGATAATTTCCTTGAGCATAAACTTTAGGTGTTATGCTAATACTAATTAATGCTACAAACATAATTTTCAAAAAGTTTTTTAACATTAACTTGTGTTTTATCAAAACTACTCCCCCTTAAATTTATTTGATGTAATAAAGTTTTAACTTACGTATATACATATTTAAGATATATATTTAATTTTAAATAATTTTTAACCAATTTACAACTAGATAATTATTTTTTACCACATGTTTATCCAAGACTTAGGAGGTAATTTTATGAGGCAAGAAATATCAACTTATTTAACTACTATAAAGGACGATATATTAAATTTATCAAAATACATTTATGAAAATCCTGAAAGCAGCTTTCATGAATATAAAGCATATAATTATATAGTGAATATGTTAAAAAACAATGATTTCAATGTTATAGAACATTATCTTAATATACCAACTGCTTTTTATGCGCAATATGGCACAGGTCATCCTAAGATATGTTATATATGCGAATATGATGCTGTTGATAATTTAGGCCATGTGGTTGGACATAATCTAATATCTGCTATTTCCATAGCTGCTTCATTATCTCTATCCAAAATAATACCCAAAATAGGTGGTAGCGTTATAGTTATTGGATGTCCTGGTGAATTTTTAGGTAGTTCTAAAGTCACTATGACTAGGCAAGGAACTTTTAACGATATAGATGTAGTACTGATGGCCCATCCTGATTTAATTACTGCTGAAAGTGGTTATTCTATGGCTATAATACCTATTAAGATAAACTATAAAAGTAAATCAGGATTTACTTATAGAAAATCAAAAAATTATACAGCATTAGATGCATGTCTTTTCGTTTTTAATACTTTAAGTTTACTTTCTAAAGGTTTTGAAGATAATTGCACCATTGATGGTATAATACTAAAAGGTGGTGATTCACCATACCTTCTACCTTCTGAAACAGAATCAAAATTTTATATTAGATGTCCAAAAATGTCCATAGCTTGTGACATTGAAAAGAAAATAAGAGAATTAGTTAAAACTACA harbors:
- a CDS encoding cyclic-di-AMP receptor; the encoded protein is MKLIIAIVQDDDSADLVETLMDSGFRVTKLATTGGFLKAGNTTLMIGVEEEKVDQVITQVEEICKTRQQIVSTPSPVAGSTGVYVPYPVEVEVGGATIFVVDVDKFVKV
- a CDS encoding dTMP kinase; the protein is MNRGTVIVVEGCDGSGKATQTQILYEKLLSENYKVKKIEYPNYKSDSSALVKMYLNGDFGSNPEDVNPYVSSTFYAVDRFASYKTEWKDFYENGGIILADRYTTANMVHQASKIKNVQEKGKFLDWLWDFEFRIFGLPVPDCVMFLDMPPEYSRKLMKERANKITGDNHKDIHEKDYKYLEHSYNNSCEIAEKYKWNRVKCIKEGNIKSIELISEEVFNIVKKQLLNCTYNNITKLI
- a CDS encoding aminotransferase class I/II-fold pyridoxal phosphate-dependent enzyme; protein product: MPELPILEGILEYVKNNNIQLCMPGHKGGRGFLETTIGKDFLKNFFKCDITEVEGVDNLHNPQGIIKESMELLTKFYGSKKSYFLVNGSTSGNLAMIFSSFSEGDKVLVERNCHRSIFNAIIMRKLKPVYINNLMSNILNAPVCIDLEHFLQVLNKNEDAKGIIVTYPNYYGICSNLEYIVKQGNKHNMKVLVDSAHGAHFGIHNDLPESAVKLNADMVVTSTHKTLASLTQTSYLHVNNMEDIEKLDFYVSAFLSTSPSYLFLCSMDYARYYLQTYGRQKYEKVLNMLGYYRDKINSIKGMKVISKKDINIKQKIDLYELDSVYDIDNTRYVINLENGYSGYLLGNYLRKNDIQVEMSDHSNVVLIFSPFNEEWELEKLYNVLKMCDLNKIKVEKLDLLEYNIPIMAYMPFEIIDKKKEYIDIKDSLGRISADNVVPYPPGVPIINMGEIIDDVTLKSICYYINKGVDILGLEDNKIRVIDEFNGGQKYE
- a CDS encoding sigma factor G inhibitor Gin; the protein is MKKRICIICGKPINDGIIIYGRGICPCCEKRLMNIKMDTDFYDYYKQCIRKNIAELVIRGEELKCQSYRF
- a CDS encoding cell wall-binding repeat-containing protein, giving the protein MIKHKLMLKNFLKIMFVALISISITPKVYAQGNYQRYGGTDRYETSIKISQKFDTKSGYAIIASGQNFPDALCACPLSKKYDAPVILTTENKLDSKAESELKRSEIKKVFIIGNSISKDVENSISNMGISCERLGGADRYETSMIVANYVGIRERVIVVSGDNYPDALSIAPIAANIDVPIILVGKDYIPNVVKNSLKDKQITNTYVIGSEGAISNLVKDQFNNAERVSGTDRYSTNLSIINRFRDNIDFSNVYLASGSNFPDSLSGCALAQKTKSPLVLVNEEVNIEGQNGIKQILSSAKNISVLGLEGAVSLKTLYLIGLEKEPPKPVQNQGVQPPTWTSSFSVMNAGETERVYIKSSPSSSASNIGFTYGSLPEVKVLDSSGGYYYVEVLDYDTLNYIKGYVAKSMVNTVTPSETYNILVDKSRQRVYVFNNGNIVKEFICSTGKDKTPTPSGRFLVGSKGPSFDASDSTQCYYWTRLDNNYLFHSAIYTLSGYAVQSEYNKLGSKASHGCIRLKIEDAKWIQDNVPYRTLVTIKD
- a CDS encoding M20 family peptidase, translating into MRQEISTYLTTIKDDILNLSKYIYENPESSFHEYKAYNYIVNMLKNNDFNVIEHYLNIPTAFYAQYGTGHPKICYICEYDAVDNLGHVVGHNLISAISIAASLSLSKIIPKIGGSVIVIGCPGEFLGSSKVTMTRQGTFNDIDVVLMAHPDLITAESGYSMAIIPIKINYKSKSGFTYRKSKNYTALDACLFVFNTLSLLSKGFEDNCTIDGIILKGGDSPYLLPSETESKFYIRCPKMSIACDIEKKIRELVKTTGYLMNIDCNVCLYELPYDELIPNRNLSRIFSHNLKECGIIDIEPPKNTNSGLSLGTVSHVVPCIHPYISISEDKNLEYSSKEFSEATISYYAQSRILKVAQALALTGLDLIENASLLNQVKKEFFHEKTKETTS